In the genome of Delphinus delphis chromosome 15, mDelDel1.2, whole genome shotgun sequence, one region contains:
- the TP53TG5 gene encoding TP53-target gene 5 protein: MSPSAKKRLKNTVVSKMQDEEPRDKIQQPVSKVIARNRLKAVLKNLALLKLLESSNPRTQELHNLAKRCWNSLLRVPKICRVSSGHEDVWDTVEQNNKDLQEAGCPNKKLDSKKSEPLREPEDPEQPRPKAALRKGHTAQQAVPHEEERPEPEVPVTSKGRGLPTGPGAQERQSPTVDPRVVFLKTHQYRTPMEDMKQLDTADQWIWCEGLPTRVHLPGPRVMCRPSALRSVKRCCTRLCSASLELPMVRPYKM; this comes from the exons ATGAGTCCATCAGCAAAGAAGAGGCTCAAGAATACAGTGGTTTCCAAG aTGCAAGATGAGGAACCACGGGACAAGATACAGCAGCCTGTCAGCAAAGTAATTGCGCGGAACCGACTTAAAGCG GTGCTAAAAAACTTGGCGCTCTTGAAGCTGCTTGAGAGCTCGAACCCTCGGACCCAAGAACTGCATAACCTGGCCAAAAGGTGTTGGAATTCCCTGCTCAGAGTTCCGAAGATCTGCAGGGTCTCCTCTGG CCACGAAGACGTCTGGGATACAGTAGAACAAAATAACAAAGATCTTCAGGAGGCTGGGTGTCCCAACAAGAAACTGGACTCCAAGAAATCAGAGCCCCTGAGGGAGCCTGAGGACCCGGAGCAGCCAAGGCCCAAGGCGGCACTGCGGAAGGGGCACACGGCACAGCAAGCAGTGCCGCACGAGGAGGAGCGGCCGGAGCCTGAGGTCCCCGTGACGTCAAAGGGTCGTGGCCTGCCCACTGGCCCTGGAGCCCAGGAGAGGCAATCACCCACTGTGGACCCCCGGGTCGTCTTCCTGAAGACCCACCAGTACAGAACTCCCATGGAGGACATGAAACAGCTGGACACAGCAGACCAGTGGATCTGGTGTGAGGGGCTGCCCACACGAGTCCACCTCCCAGGGCCCCGGGTGATGTGCAGACCATCCGCCCTGCGCTCGGTCAAGCGCTGCTGCACCCGCCTCTGCTCGGCATCACTTGAGCTGCCAATGGTCCGTCCATACAAGATGTGA
- the DBNDD2 gene encoding dysbindin domain-containing protein 2 — translation MDPNPRAALERQQLRLRERQKFFEDILQPETEFVFPLSHLHLESHRPPIGSISSMEVNVDTLEQVELIDLGDQDGADVFLPCEDPPPTPQTSGVDDRPEEPSLPMPMADRTTSRTFSSSSDSSTNPHSPDVSDGGADTPLAQSDEEEDGGDGGAEPGACS, via the exons ATGGACCCAAATCCGCGGGCAGCCCTGGAGCGCCAGCAGCTCCGCCTTCGGGAGCGGCAGAAATTCTTTGAGGACATTTTACAGCCTGAGACAGAGTTTGTCTTCCCCCTGTCCCACCTGCATCTCGAGTCACACAGAC CCCCCATAGGTAGTATCTCATCCATGGAGGTGAATGTGGACACACTTGAGCAAGTGGAACTTATCGACCTGGGGGATCAGGACGGAGCTGACGTGTTCTTGCCTTGCGAAGATCCTCCACCGACCCCCCAGACATCTG GGGTGGACGACCGTCCCGAGGAGCCGAGCCTGCCAATGCCCATGGCAGACAGGACCACATCCCGCACTTTCTCCTCGTCCTCTGACTCCTCCACCAATCCGCACAGCCCGGATGTCAGTGATGGCGGAGCAGACACGCCCTTGGCACAGTCTGACGAGGAGGAGGATGGGGGAGATGGCGGGGCAGAGCCTGGAGCCTGCAGCTAG